From one Geoalkalibacter halelectricus genomic stretch:
- a CDS encoding DUF2007 domain-containing protein: MVRFYDPPNIAEQAVIEGILRKAGIEYVLAPGAEAADGPSQILVAEEDVPRAMELLAKQGRA; encoded by the coding sequence ATGGTTCGCTTCTATGATCCCCCCAATATCGCCGAGCAGGCAGTCATCGAAGGCATCTTGCGCAAGGCCGGAATCGAGTATGTCCTGGCGCCCGGTGCCGAAGCCGCGGATGGCCCGTCGCAAATTCTTGTCGCCGAGGAAGATGTGCCGCGCGCCATGGAACTTCTTGCCAAGCAAGGTCGTGCCTGA
- a CDS encoding ABC transporter substrate-binding protein, with translation MKIWTGRGAPNPEKSTPFHAVKSILLAWGAAALIAVPPAFAGAAADPYSHATIAGKNYKGVTLHVLVHEKPVLGEPAELHAREFERLTGATIILHHIPFDRLHQEVMLGLRQKKYDILFYGSMWVADVAPYLHPVPQEMLASAQYRDVLPHYRQVAKWGNVVYQVPIDGDRHYLQYRRDLLENPLYRAQFKEKTGRELAVPRTWPELQEIAAFFHGMQLENGRTISGISEITVSDVLLGNQFIKRAAPYAKHPDVKGGFYFDLETMEPLINTPGFVEALRDFVAAQNLYPPGGQRMSFPEVIRSFGSGESVFSDCWDDPFIQAMEPGNPLRNNVAAALSPGSHKVWNRKTGQWDFFPEVNYAPYIAYGWTAGVPLSTPHQEAAFNFLGFFANPENHRSDMLIGRFGINPFRASDLDANFWVKRAGWDPVVARSYIETLEKMNKSRNRVLDLRIHRGQEYLYLLSVGVYRAITGRDTPQAALDEVAERWRKLTARIGVDKQREAYEHLVRFEDNE, from the coding sequence ATGAAGATCTGGACCGGAAGAGGTGCGCCAAACCCCGAAAAGAGCACACCCTTCCATGCAGTGAAGTCCATACTCCTCGCCTGGGGAGCGGCGGCGCTCATTGCCGTTCCACCCGCTTTCGCGGGAGCCGCTGCAGATCCCTACTCCCATGCGACCATCGCCGGGAAGAATTACAAGGGGGTCACCCTCCATGTCCTGGTGCATGAAAAGCCGGTTCTGGGTGAGCCCGCCGAACTTCATGCGCGCGAATTTGAGCGACTTACCGGGGCCACCATCATTCTGCACCACATCCCCTTCGACCGGCTGCACCAGGAGGTCATGCTCGGTCTGCGCCAGAAGAAGTACGACATTCTGTTCTATGGATCAATGTGGGTGGCAGACGTGGCACCCTATCTTCATCCGGTTCCGCAGGAAATGCTTGCATCGGCGCAATACCGGGATGTCCTCCCACATTATCGGCAGGTGGCGAAGTGGGGGAACGTCGTCTACCAGGTGCCGATCGACGGTGATCGCCATTATCTCCAATATCGCAGGGACCTGCTCGAAAATCCCCTTTATCGCGCTCAGTTCAAAGAGAAAACGGGGCGTGAGCTTGCGGTTCCCAGGACATGGCCTGAATTGCAGGAAATCGCCGCCTTCTTTCATGGCATGCAGCTCGAGAACGGGAGAACGATCAGCGGTATTTCGGAAATCACCGTCAGTGATGTCCTGCTCGGCAATCAGTTTATAAAACGTGCCGCCCCTTACGCCAAGCATCCCGATGTCAAGGGAGGGTTCTACTTCGACCTCGAGACGATGGAGCCTCTGATCAATACACCGGGGTTCGTTGAGGCGCTCCGGGATTTTGTCGCCGCACAGAATCTTTATCCTCCAGGGGGGCAGAGGATGAGCTTCCCCGAAGTGATTCGATCCTTCGGCTCCGGCGAATCGGTCTTTTCAGACTGCTGGGATGATCCTTTCATTCAGGCGATGGAACCGGGCAATCCCCTGCGCAACAATGTTGCCGCAGCCCTTTCTCCGGGATCGCACAAGGTCTGGAATAGAAAAACTGGTCAATGGGACTTCTTCCCCGAGGTCAACTATGCCCCCTACATCGCCTATGGTTGGACTGCAGGCGTTCCCCTCTCGACCCCCCACCAAGAGGCGGCTTTCAATTTTCTCGGGTTCTTCGCAAACCCTGAAAATCACCGCTCCGACATGCTTATCGGTCGATTCGGTATCAACCCCTTTCGGGCTTCTGACCTGGATGCGAATTTCTGGGTCAAAAGGGCAGGATGGGATCCGGTAGTGGCCCGTTCCTACATCGAAACACTTGAAAAGATGAACAAAAGCCGCAACCGGGTCCTCGATCTTCGCATTCATCGCGGTCAGGAATACCTGTACCTCCTTTCTGTCGGTGTCTACCGTGCCATCACCGGCCGGGACACGCCGCAGGCTGCCCTCGATGAGGTCGCCGAGCGCTGGCGCAAGCTGACGGCAAGGATCGGCGTCGACAAACAGCGCGAGGCCTATGAACATCTGGTGCGCTTTGAAGACAACGAATAA
- the ilvA gene encoding threonine ammonia-lyase, biosynthetic, with product MQKMLKLILTSRVYDAAIETPLDEAPALSAALGNRVLLKREDLQPVFSFKLRGAYNRMAHLTGEERRRGVIAASAGNHAQGVAYSARMLDIPATIVMPATTPQIKVEAVSSYGARILLHGDNYSEAAEHCARLVDETGMVFIPPFDDELVIAGQGTVADELLRQSAGKLDAVFVPVGGGGLIAGMAAYLKALRPDVRIIGVEPLDSDAMARSLEAGRRVTLESVGIFADGVAVREVGRLTFELCRKYVDEIVRVDTDELCSAIKSVYQATRSIVEPAGALGLAGLKKYVRRNKVQGQTLVAINSGANMNFDRLRYVAERTLVGEKKEALFAVTIPEQPGSLKRFCQDMVAGRNITEFNYRLSRRDHAHIFVGITVRDEEERLAFGRHMNDAGFANIDLTDNELAKTHIRYMVGGRSTTAGRELLYRFWFPERPGALGRFLDAMGTNWNISLFHYRTQGGEFGRVLIGLEIPAGDDENFQQFLGNLGYRYQDETANPAYRLFL from the coding sequence ATGCAGAAGATGTTGAAGCTCATTTTGACCTCTCGGGTCTACGATGCCGCCATCGAGACACCCCTGGACGAAGCGCCCGCCTTGTCCGCCGCCCTCGGTAACCGCGTGCTGCTCAAGCGCGAGGATTTACAGCCGGTCTTTTCCTTCAAATTGCGTGGCGCCTACAACCGCATGGCGCATCTGACCGGCGAGGAACGCCGCCGCGGGGTGATTGCCGCTTCGGCCGGCAACCATGCCCAGGGGGTGGCCTATTCGGCGCGCATGCTCGATATTCCCGCCACCATCGTCATGCCGGCGACCACCCCGCAAATCAAGGTGGAGGCGGTTTCGAGCTATGGAGCACGCATCCTGCTGCACGGCGACAATTATTCGGAGGCCGCCGAGCATTGCGCCCGGCTCGTCGATGAAACCGGGATGGTCTTCATTCCTCCCTTCGACGATGAGCTGGTGATCGCCGGTCAGGGCACCGTGGCCGACGAATTGCTGCGCCAGAGCGCGGGCAAGCTTGATGCCGTGTTCGTGCCCGTGGGCGGCGGCGGGTTGATCGCCGGCATGGCCGCCTACCTCAAGGCGCTGCGGCCCGATGTCCGCATCATCGGCGTCGAGCCTCTGGATTCCGATGCCATGGCCCGCTCCCTTGAGGCCGGCCGCCGCGTCACCCTGGAGTCCGTGGGTATTTTTGCCGACGGCGTGGCGGTGCGCGAGGTGGGTCGGCTGACCTTTGAGCTCTGTCGCAAATACGTGGACGAAATCGTGCGGGTCGATACCGATGAGCTGTGCAGCGCCATAAAAAGCGTCTATCAAGCCACCCGCTCCATCGTCGAACCGGCAGGGGCCCTGGGATTGGCCGGACTCAAAAAGTACGTGCGCCGGAACAAGGTGCAGGGGCAAACTCTGGTGGCGATCAATTCCGGGGCCAACATGAATTTCGACCGGCTGCGGTATGTGGCCGAGCGCACCCTGGTGGGGGAGAAAAAAGAAGCCCTGTTTGCCGTCACCATCCCCGAACAGCCCGGCTCCCTGAAGCGCTTCTGCCAGGACATGGTGGCGGGGCGCAACATCACCGAGTTCAATTACCGGCTTTCACGGCGCGATCATGCCCACATCTTCGTCGGCATCACCGTGCGCGACGAGGAGGAGCGCCTGGCTTTCGGCCGGCACATGAACGATGCCGGTTTTGCCAATATCGACCTGACCGACAACGAGCTGGCCAAAACGCATATCCGCTACATGGTCGGGGGGCGCTCGACCACGGCCGGACGCGAATTGCTCTATAGATTCTGGTTTCCCGAGCGCCCCGGCGCTCTGGGGCGGTTTCTTGATGCCATGGGCACCAATTGGAATATTTCCCTGTTTCACTACCGAACCCAGGGCGGCGAGTTCGGGCGGGTATTGATCGGATTGGAGATTCCCGCGGGGGATGATGAAAACTTTCAGCAATTCCTCGGCAATCTCGGCTATCGCTACCAGGACGAAACGGCCAACCCGGCCTATCGGCTTTTTCTTTGA
- a CDS encoding fumarate hydratase, which yields MPDFVYQEPFPLGKDETKYRLLPDSQKYVSVANFDGQEVLKVAPEGLSVLANQAFRDVSFLLRPEHNEQVAKILSDPEASMNDKGVAIAFLRNAEVSANFELPFCQDTGTATIVGKKGQNVWTGCNDAEMLSQGVFKTYTEENLRYSQTVALDMYAEKNTGTNLPAQIDLYAAEGSEYKFLFVAKGGGSANKTMLYQETKALLTPEKLEKFLVEKMKSLGTAACPPYHIAFAVGGTSAESCLKTVKLASTKYYDSLPTKGNEHGQAFRDVELEEKLLKAAQKLGIGAQFGGKYFAHDIRVIRLPRHGASCPVGMGVSCSADRNIKAKINKQGLWVEEMDSNPGRLIPDAYRRKHDHGVKIDLNQPMDAILAELTKHPVATPLLLTGTIVVGRDIAHAKFKELLDAGKPLPDYLKKHPIYYAGPAKTPPGKPSGSFGPTTAGRMDSYVDLLQSNGGSLIMIAKGNRSQQVTDACKKHGGFYLGSIGGPAALLAEENIKKVECIDYPELGMEAVWKIEVVDFPAFILVDDKGNDFFKQLGC from the coding sequence ATGCCGGATTTCGTGTACCAGGAACCTTTTCCGCTGGGCAAGGACGAAACCAAGTACCGCCTCCTTCCCGACTCGCAGAAGTACGTCAGCGTCGCCAATTTCGACGGCCAGGAAGTTCTCAAAGTGGCGCCCGAAGGCCTGAGCGTGCTCGCCAATCAAGCCTTCCGCGACGTCTCCTTCCTGCTGCGCCCCGAGCACAACGAGCAGGTGGCCAAGATTCTCTCCGACCCCGAAGCCTCCATGAACGACAAGGGCGTGGCCATCGCCTTTCTGCGCAACGCCGAAGTCTCGGCCAATTTCGAGCTGCCCTTCTGCCAGGATACCGGCACCGCCACTATCGTCGGCAAAAAGGGCCAGAACGTGTGGACCGGCTGCAACGACGCCGAGATGCTCTCCCAGGGCGTGTTCAAGACCTACACCGAGGAAAACCTGCGCTACTCCCAGACCGTGGCCCTCGACATGTACGCCGAGAAGAACACCGGCACCAACCTGCCCGCCCAGATCGATCTTTATGCCGCCGAGGGCAGTGAGTACAAATTTCTCTTCGTCGCCAAGGGCGGCGGCAGTGCCAACAAGACCATGCTTTATCAGGAAACCAAGGCCCTGCTGACCCCCGAGAAGCTTGAAAAGTTCCTCGTCGAGAAAATGAAATCCCTGGGCACCGCCGCCTGCCCGCCTTATCACATCGCCTTTGCCGTCGGCGGCACCTCGGCCGAAAGCTGCCTCAAGACGGTGAAGCTCGCCTCCACCAAGTATTATGATTCCCTGCCCACCAAGGGCAACGAGCACGGCCAGGCCTTCCGCGATGTGGAACTCGAGGAAAAACTCCTCAAGGCCGCGCAGAAGCTCGGCATCGGCGCCCAGTTCGGCGGCAAGTATTTCGCCCACGATATCCGCGTCATCCGCCTGCCCCGCCACGGCGCATCCTGCCCGGTGGGTATGGGCGTATCCTGCTCGGCCGACCGCAACATCAAGGCCAAGATCAACAAGCAGGGCCTGTGGGTCGAGGAAATGGACAGCAATCCCGGCCGCCTGATTCCCGACGCCTACCGCCGCAAGCATGACCATGGCGTCAAGATCGATCTCAACCAGCCCATGGATGCGATTCTCGCCGAATTGACCAAGCATCCGGTGGCCACGCCGCTGCTGCTCACCGGCACCATCGTCGTCGGGCGCGACATCGCCCACGCCAAGTTCAAGGAACTGCTCGACGCCGGCAAGCCGCTGCCCGATTACCTCAAGAAGCACCCCATCTACTACGCCGGTCCGGCAAAGACGCCCCCGGGCAAACCGTCCGGCTCCTTCGGCCCCACCACCGCCGGCCGCATGGACAGCTACGTCGATCTGCTGCAGAGCAACGGCGGCTCGCTGATCATGATCGCCAAGGGCAATCGCAGCCAGCAGGTCACCGACGCCTGCAAGAAGCACGGCGGCTTCTATCTCGGCTCCATCGGCGGCCCGGCCGCCCTGCTTGCCGAGGAGAACATCAAGAAGGTCGAATGCATCGACTATCCAGAACTGGGCATGGAAGCCGTATGGAAGATCGAAGTGGTCGACTTCCCCGCCTTCATCCTGGTCGATGACAAGGGCAACGACTTCTTCAAGCAGCTCGGCTGCTGA
- a CDS encoding acetyl-CoA C-acyltransferase, translating into MSDHSPRTAIVGGMRTPFVKAGGPFRHLDPLRLSSHAVRGLLERFALDPAQVERLVWGRVIHDPRISNLAREIVFDLKLPAAIHAELVSNNCITGIHAVAAISTAIAGGQCDIGIAGGVESMSNPPVLFSREAGRLFVDAAMSKTLADRLKILAQLRPRHFKPRALGFKEPSTGLTMGEHAEISAKQWQITRREQDEVALRSHQRAAAATQDGRLKAEIFPLEGVDQDTLVRGDTSLEKLARLAPVFDRSAAGTISAGNSSPLTDGASALLLVSEERAAQLGLKVLAYIKAVEFAAIDPADGLLMAPAVAVPRLLRRVGLSLEQMDLIEIHEAFGAQVACNLKAWEQGWKETAIGRAAVEKLNVLGSSIAVGHPFGATGTRILTTLANEMARREAKYGLASICAAGAMAAAVILERP; encoded by the coding sequence ATGAGCGATCATTCACCACGCACGGCAATTGTCGGCGGCATGCGCACCCCCTTCGTCAAGGCCGGTGGACCCTTTCGCCATCTGGATCCCCTGCGGCTCTCCAGCCATGCGGTGCGGGGCCTGCTTGAGCGTTTCGCCCTGGACCCCGCCCAGGTTGAGCGACTGGTATGGGGCCGGGTCATTCATGATCCACGCATCTCCAACCTGGCGCGGGAGATTGTCTTTGACCTTAAACTTCCGGCGGCAATTCACGCCGAACTGGTATCCAACAATTGCATCACCGGCATTCATGCCGTGGCGGCGATTTCCACGGCCATCGCCGGCGGGCAGTGCGACATCGGCATCGCCGGCGGAGTGGAGTCCATGTCCAATCCGCCGGTGCTGTTCAGCCGCGAGGCGGGAAGGCTGTTTGTCGATGCAGCCATGAGCAAGACCTTAGCTGATCGCCTGAAAATTCTGGCCCAATTGCGCCCGCGCCATTTCAAGCCGCGCGCCCTGGGTTTCAAGGAACCCTCCACCGGCCTGACCATGGGTGAGCATGCCGAAATTTCGGCGAAACAGTGGCAGATCACGCGCCGCGAGCAGGACGAAGTCGCCCTGCGCAGTCATCAGCGCGCCGCCGCCGCCACCCAGGACGGCCGGCTGAAGGCGGAGATATTTCCTTTGGAGGGCGTGGATCAGGATACCCTGGTGCGCGGCGATACCAGCCTGGAAAAACTTGCGCGCCTGGCGCCGGTGTTTGATCGTAGTGCGGCGGGGACCATCAGCGCCGGCAATTCCAGTCCCCTGACCGATGGGGCCTCGGCCCTGCTGCTGGTGTCCGAGGAGCGGGCCGCGCAACTCGGTCTGAAGGTTTTGGCTTATATCAAGGCGGTGGAGTTTGCGGCCATCGACCCGGCCGACGGGTTGCTGATGGCTCCGGCGGTGGCGGTGCCGCGCCTGTTGCGGCGCGTCGGCCTGAGCTTGGAGCAAATGGATCTGATCGAAATCCACGAAGCCTTCGGTGCGCAGGTGGCCTGCAATCTCAAGGCCTGGGAGCAGGGTTGGAAAGAGACGGCCATCGGCCGGGCCGCCGTGGAAAAACTCAATGTCCTGGGCAGTTCCATCGCCGTCGGCCATCCCTTTGGCGCCACCGGCACGCGCATTCTCACCACTTTGGCTAACGAAATGGCGCGCCGCGAGGCCAAATACGGCCTGGCGTCCATCTGCGCGGCGGGCGCCATGGCGGCGGCGGTCATCCTGGAACGGCCCTGA
- a CDS encoding FKBP-type peptidyl-prolyl cis-trans isomerase, whose product MSQAKSGDRVRLHFVGRLDDGTIFESSEECIDDDCGCTPEDECGHAADDCGCEPEPLEFTIGAGEVFPALEQAIIGMSPGESRNVRLEAADAYGERNDEMVFEVPRSDLPPGMDPEEGEMLELAGDEGEDEDEGFPVWVAAVNADSITLDGNHPLAGNALNFDFKLLEILPGQ is encoded by the coding sequence ATGTCCCAAGCCAAATCCGGCGACCGGGTCAGACTTCATTTTGTCGGCCGACTTGATGACGGAACGATTTTCGAATCCTCCGAAGAATGCATTGACGATGATTGCGGTTGCACCCCGGAAGATGAATGCGGCCACGCCGCCGATGACTGCGGCTGCGAGCCCGAGCCCCTTGAATTCACCATCGGCGCGGGCGAGGTGTTCCCCGCACTTGAGCAGGCCATTATCGGGATGAGTCCCGGAGAAAGCCGCAACGTGCGGTTGGAAGCCGCCGACGCCTACGGCGAGCGCAACGACGAGATGGTCTTCGAGGTGCCGCGCAGCGACCTGCCGCCCGGCATGGACCCCGAAGAGGGCGAAATGCTCGAACTCGCCGGAGATGAGGGCGAGGACGAGGATGAGGGCTTTCCGGTGTGGGTGGCGGCGGTAAACGCCGACAGCATTACTCTGGACGGGAATCATCCCCTGGCGGGCAATGCCTTGAACTTTGACTTCAAACTGCTCGAAATCCTCCCCGGGCAGTAA
- a CDS encoding sensor histidine kinase, whose product MKRIRTRIIIAALAVVMVANLAYAAYFLKNERQNALLRLQATIDETNRLLGSITAGPLYDGNVEQLEADFSSFLLNPDILHIHLQENRGDIVLTVERECPLKNCRLIEHKIPIMRGIDELGEIRIVYTTANIEERLLQSRIDLTLLSLASVLSLAVVIFLVARGLTRPIENLTEAARAMADGRLDQEIKPSGAEEIAVLGQSFIKMREAIREQMRDLAEKNRHLSAEVDQRRSAEHERDRLISILEATTDFVSIAEEDGNVLYINQGGRKMTGIGDIPVSEVEIPRFHPRWAAERVLKEGIPAAMKEGIWSGDTALLAPDGSEIAVSQVILSHRDVKGNLKFLSTIMRDITERKRIEEQIRNLNATLEARVRDRTAQLEAANRELESFSYSVSHDLRAPLRGIDGFAQALMEDYHDNLDDTGRDYLRRVRSAAQRMGELIEDMLELSRVTRTQLSRESVDLGQLAEKSLQRLQKLEPDHRAEVVIAPDLKAHGDSRLLSIALDNLLGNAWKYSSKHAAPRIEFGCVSEDRERTFFVRDNGVGFEMRYADKLFVPFQRLHRIEDFPGTGVGLATVARIIYKHGGRIWADSEVDRGATFYFTLSEAGLTDKEVP is encoded by the coding sequence GTGAAGCGCATCCGTACGAGAATCATCATTGCAGCCCTGGCGGTCGTCATGGTGGCGAATCTCGCTTATGCCGCCTATTTTCTTAAAAATGAGCGGCAGAACGCCCTCCTTAGATTGCAGGCTACCATCGACGAGACGAACCGGCTGCTCGGCTCTATCACTGCCGGACCGCTCTACGACGGCAACGTTGAACAGCTGGAGGCGGATTTCAGCTCCTTTCTGCTGAACCCTGACATCCTTCACATTCATCTACAGGAGAATCGAGGAGATATCGTCCTGACCGTGGAGCGTGAGTGCCCCTTGAAAAACTGCCGCTTGATCGAGCACAAAATACCGATCATGCGTGGCATCGATGAACTGGGCGAGATTCGAATTGTTTATACCACCGCGAACATCGAGGAGCGGTTGTTGCAATCGCGCATCGATCTGACCCTCCTGTCGCTCGCCTCGGTTCTGAGTCTGGCAGTTGTCATCTTCCTCGTCGCCCGGGGGCTCACAAGACCCATTGAGAATCTCACCGAGGCCGCCCGGGCGATGGCGGACGGCAGACTCGATCAGGAGATCAAGCCCTCGGGAGCCGAAGAGATCGCGGTTCTCGGGCAAAGTTTCATCAAGATGCGGGAGGCGATCCGGGAGCAGATGAGGGATCTGGCCGAGAAGAACCGGCACCTCAGTGCCGAAGTGGATCAGCGGCGGTCGGCGGAGCATGAGCGCGATCGGCTGATTTCAATTCTCGAGGCGACAACCGATTTCGTGAGCATCGCCGAGGAGGACGGAAATGTCCTCTACATCAATCAGGGGGGACGGAAAATGACGGGAATCGGAGATATTCCTGTCTCGGAAGTCGAAATTCCCCGCTTCCATCCGCGATGGGCGGCAGAGCGGGTGCTGAAGGAAGGGATTCCCGCCGCGATGAAAGAGGGAATCTGGTCGGGCGATACCGCCCTGCTCGCTCCCGACGGATCGGAAATCGCCGTGTCCCAAGTGATTCTCAGCCATCGGGATGTGAAGGGTAATCTCAAATTTCTCTCGACCATTATGCGCGACATCACCGAGCGCAAACGCATCGAAGAGCAGATCCGAAATCTCAATGCGACTCTTGAGGCGCGGGTTCGCGACCGTACCGCCCAGCTGGAGGCTGCCAACAGGGAGCTCGAGTCGTTTTCCTATTCCGTGTCGCACGACCTGCGGGCCCCTCTGCGGGGTATCGACGGTTTTGCGCAGGCTCTTATGGAGGACTACCATGACAATCTCGACGATACCGGCCGCGATTATCTGCGGCGGGTTCGGTCCGCCGCACAGCGCATGGGGGAACTCATCGAGGACATGCTCGAGCTCTCACGGGTAACGCGCACGCAGTTGAGTCGGGAATCCGTCGATCTCGGACAACTGGCCGAGAAATCCTTACAGCGACTCCAGAAACTGGAACCGGACCACCGGGCAGAGGTCGTGATCGCTCCAGACCTCAAGGCCCACGGAGATTCCAGGCTGCTGTCCATCGCCCTGGATAATCTCCTTGGAAATGCTTGGAAATACAGCAGTAAACATGCAGCTCCCCGAATCGAATTCGGGTGTGTGTCGGAAGACCGGGAACGGACCTTTTTCGTCCGGGACAACGGTGTCGGCTTCGAAATGCGCTATGCCGACAAGCTCTTTGTGCCATTCCAGCGTCTGCACCGAATCGAAGATTTTCCCGGGACCGGAGTGGGACTCGCCACCGTCGCCCGCATCATCTACAAGCACGGAGGGCGCATCTGGGCCGATTCCGAGGTGGATCGGGGGGCAACTTTCTATTTCACCCTGTCCGAGGCAGGTTTGACTGACAAGGAGGTCCCATGA
- a CDS encoding response regulator — protein MSDKIILLVEDNPDDIALTLRAMKKNNIANEVVVARDGAEALDWLFGEGVHAGRDPFVLPLLVMLDLNLPKVDGIEVLRRIRACERTRFLPVVALTTSSEQRDIAACYDQGVNSYIQKPVDFQSFIEAVRQLGMYWLILNKVPYE, from the coding sequence ATGAGCGACAAGATCATTCTTCTGGTCGAGGACAACCCGGACGACATCGCACTCACACTTCGAGCCATGAAGAAAAACAATATTGCCAACGAGGTGGTCGTGGCCCGGGACGGAGCCGAAGCTCTCGACTGGCTCTTTGGTGAAGGCGTTCACGCTGGCCGTGACCCCTTCGTCCTGCCGTTGCTGGTGATGCTTGACCTCAATCTGCCCAAAGTAGACGGTATAGAAGTATTGCGACGAATCCGCGCGTGCGAGCGTACCCGATTTCTGCCGGTTGTCGCGCTCACCACCTCCAGCGAGCAGCGGGACATTGCTGCCTGTTACGATCAGGGAGTCAACAGTTATATCCAGAAACCAGTGGATTTTCAATCGTTCATCGAGGCTGTGCGACAACTCGGCATGTACTGGCTGATCTTGAACAAGGTGCCTTATGAGTGA
- a CDS encoding YbaN family protein codes for MNQTSPTTPEPLRTKALKLLLLCAGFLSTGLGILGIFLPLLPTVPLLLLAAACFARSSEKFYIWLTGHPRLGPMINGYLEGEGIPLRAKVSAISLLWVSISISALLVVPLAWVKVLLFFIATCVTIHLLKLPTRETA; via the coding sequence ATGAACCAGACCTCCCCCACAACTCCCGAACCGCTGCGCACCAAAGCGCTGAAACTGCTGCTGCTTTGCGCCGGATTTCTCAGCACCGGCCTCGGCATCCTCGGTATTTTTCTGCCCTTGCTGCCGACCGTTCCCCTGCTGCTGTTGGCCGCGGCCTGCTTCGCCCGCAGCTCCGAGAAATTCTACATCTGGCTGACCGGCCACCCCCGCTTGGGACCGATGATCAACGGCTACCTCGAAGGCGAGGGCATCCCTCTGCGCGCCAAGGTCAGCGCCATCAGCCTCCTGTGGGTGAGCATCTCCATCTCGGCGCTGCTGGTCGTGCCCTTGGCCTGGGTCAAGGTCTTGCTGTTTTTCATCGCCACCTGCGTCACCATTCACCTGCTCAAACTCCCTACCCGGGAAACAGCTTGA